Proteins from a single region of Fundidesulfovibrio putealis DSM 16056:
- a CDS encoding motility associated factor glycosyltransferase family protein, with product MINLHQYLTANLESLAARKEPVATWLAHAAKDIEGALSRVFVNHMGLLDWRMEDGGGVFEKCPPLPVLYDEWRVLKQPERDATVIVGANLGYGLNHVLTGTPNTHKVLVIEPRPDMLLACLGQTDYRPFIEAGKLRFIVPSHDQVEAAIQRLDLNLVYGNIHLRNDLASQQIGPEYAQLSHLTRGKLENFSVELATLRLKQEVMVGNELKNYADAMDNGSLLPMKGMAQGVTAVILGAGPSLADMGPLLAKRPGHALYASALQTLPALERVGLKPDFCLAIDFRANMMRLYDNIQDMSWLSDLPLIYSTKLNPEVVQRYPGPKIPLWTMGGIGTYVFQEHELVLDAGGNVGVTLARFLSWAGVSRILLAGQDFSWPAERTHAPGHHAHQNVQSFDPNRDVQMTNLWGKTIYSNVGYLSAKRDLEKDLRKAEVPVYNIYGGGVEIEGSRVVDVEECHQQGLLASQPGARERFLDALRRANRQRVRPVYQPRHATWNMSLRNATKRFEKLLKKPGKHQGEIRQLLNNVLHFLKQDPLYLPYLYNEVMDMAAMVNLKAKYGPTDMKEYRDILKRSLAKVKQVDLALGPEGIERREAAA from the coding sequence ATGATCAACCTGCACCAATACCTCACCGCCAACCTGGAATCCCTGGCAGCCCGCAAGGAGCCGGTGGCGACCTGGCTGGCTCACGCGGCCAAGGATATCGAGGGCGCGCTCTCGCGAGTTTTCGTCAACCACATGGGCCTTCTGGACTGGCGCATGGAAGACGGCGGCGGGGTTTTCGAGAAGTGCCCGCCCTTGCCGGTACTCTACGACGAATGGCGCGTTCTGAAGCAGCCGGAGCGCGACGCCACGGTCATCGTCGGCGCGAACCTGGGGTATGGGTTGAACCACGTGCTCACCGGCACGCCCAACACCCACAAGGTGCTGGTGATCGAGCCGCGCCCCGACATGCTCCTGGCCTGCCTGGGCCAGACCGACTACCGCCCCTTCATCGAGGCGGGCAAGCTGCGGTTCATCGTTCCCAGCCACGACCAGGTGGAAGCCGCCATACAGCGCCTGGACCTCAATCTGGTGTACGGCAACATCCATCTGCGAAACGACCTTGCCTCGCAGCAGATCGGGCCGGAATACGCCCAGTTGAGCCACCTCACCCGTGGCAAACTGGAAAACTTCTCCGTTGAGCTGGCCACGCTTCGCCTGAAGCAGGAGGTCATGGTCGGAAACGAGCTCAAAAACTACGCGGACGCCATGGACAACGGGAGCCTCCTGCCCATGAAAGGCATGGCCCAGGGCGTCACGGCGGTGATCCTGGGCGCGGGTCCGTCCCTTGCGGACATGGGCCCGCTTTTGGCAAAACGTCCAGGCCACGCCCTCTACGCCTCGGCGCTCCAGACCCTGCCCGCGCTTGAGCGCGTGGGCCTCAAGCCAGACTTCTGCCTGGCCATCGACTTTCGCGCAAATATGATGCGCCTCTACGACAACATTCAGGACATGTCCTGGCTCAGTGACCTGCCGCTCATCTACTCCACCAAGCTCAATCCGGAGGTCGTGCAGCGCTATCCCGGCCCCAAGATCCCCCTGTGGACCATGGGCGGCATCGGCACCTACGTGTTCCAGGAGCACGAGTTGGTGCTGGACGCGGGCGGCAACGTGGGCGTCACACTGGCGCGGTTTCTCTCATGGGCGGGCGTGAGCCGCATCCTCCTGGCCGGGCAGGACTTCTCCTGGCCAGCGGAGCGCACGCACGCGCCGGGCCACCACGCGCACCAGAATGTGCAGAGCTTCGACCCCAACCGCGACGTGCAGATGACCAACCTGTGGGGCAAGACCATCTACTCCAACGTGGGCTACCTCTCGGCCAAGCGCGACCTGGAGAAGGACCTGCGCAAGGCTGAGGTGCCCGTCTACAACATTTACGGCGGCGGAGTGGAGATCGAAGGCAGCCGCGTGGTGGACGTGGAGGAGTGCCATCAGCAGGGGCTTCTGGCCTCGCAGCCCGGGGCGCGCGAACGCTTCCTGGATGCGCTTCGCCGCGCCAACCGCCAACGGGTGCGCCCGGTCTATCAGCCCCGGCACGCCACATGGAACATGTCGCTTCGAAACGCCACCAAGCGCTTCGAGAAGCTCCTGAAGAAGCCGGGCAAGCACCAGGGTGAGATCAGGCAGCTCCTGAACAACGTGCTGCACTTCCTCAAGCAGGACCCGCTCTATCTGCCCTACCTGTACAACGAGGTCATGGACATGGCGGCCATGGTGAACCTGAAGGCCAAATACGGCCCCACCGACATGAAGGAGTATCGCGATATCCTGAAGCGGTCCCTGGCCAAGGTGAAGCAGGTGGATCTGGCCCTGGGGCCGGAAGGGATTGAGAGGCGGGAAGCGGCGGCCTGA
- a CDS encoding chromosomal replication initiator protein DnaA yields MTNTTWKHIQQILERSLNPGLYQVWIKPLTATLEDGGLTLHAPNEFVAAWVRDRLAGQILEAAKQVMGHSPNLIVTAGTPARTPLIAMPGQTGQRGQAGVLSAPQKSRRRKTTDQAAPAPFRFSFDQFVVGPSNALAYEASLGLCRETLPAGQLFISAGPGLGKTHLSQAVGNHFLSESDSAPPKVAYLTAEEFSSRLILSIKTREMERFKAQFRENVDVLILEDIHFFQGKLKLQDELLNTLSALQSRGCRVVFTSSFLPKELTGLDNQLASRLCAGFMATIEHPDLKTRLNILESKARSHQVLLPGNVAGLLADRIRTDIRQLESCLQNLALKARILGQAISMEMAWDVLQNYDLEQPSLGLDQIVDYVCSVYDIKAEHLTSKSRKRQYVIARNTAFFLARQHTELSLHDIGDRFNRRHSTVVKGITAVERQLSLQTPLGRQIESAIDRLAH; encoded by the coding sequence ATGACGAACACGACCTGGAAACACATCCAACAAATCCTCGAACGCAGCCTGAATCCCGGTCTGTATCAAGTCTGGATCAAGCCTTTGACCGCCACTCTCGAGGATGGCGGCCTCACCCTGCACGCTCCCAACGAGTTCGTCGCCGCCTGGGTGCGCGACAGGCTTGCAGGCCAGATCCTCGAAGCGGCCAAGCAGGTCATGGGACACAGCCCCAACCTGATCGTGACCGCCGGAACACCAGCCAGAACGCCGCTCATCGCCATGCCCGGCCAGACCGGCCAGAGGGGCCAGGCGGGCGTCCTCAGCGCGCCCCAGAAGTCCAGGCGCCGCAAGACCACGGACCAGGCAGCCCCTGCGCCGTTCCGTTTTTCCTTCGACCAGTTCGTGGTCGGGCCCTCCAACGCCCTGGCCTACGAGGCGTCCCTGGGGCTGTGCCGCGAGACCCTGCCCGCCGGACAGCTCTTCATCAGCGCCGGGCCGGGCCTGGGCAAGACGCACCTGAGCCAGGCCGTGGGCAACCACTTCCTGTCCGAGTCGGACTCCGCCCCCCCTAAAGTTGCTTACCTCACGGCGGAAGAGTTTTCCTCCCGCCTGATCCTCTCCATCAAGACCCGCGAGATGGAGCGCTTCAAGGCCCAGTTCCGCGAAAACGTGGACGTGCTCATCCTGGAGGACATCCACTTCTTCCAGGGCAAGCTGAAGCTTCAGGACGAACTGCTGAACACCCTCTCCGCGCTCCAGTCCAGGGGCTGCCGCGTGGTGTTCACCAGCTCCTTCCTGCCCAAGGAGCTCACCGGCCTGGACAACCAGCTGGCCTCCAGGCTGTGCGCCGGGTTCATGGCCACCATCGAGCACCCCGACCTGAAAACCCGCCTGAACATCCTGGAGAGCAAGGCCCGCAGCCATCAGGTGCTCCTGCCCGGCAACGTGGCGGGGCTTTTGGCCGACCGCATCAGGACCGACATCCGCCAGCTGGAATCCTGCCTGCAGAACCTGGCCCTCAAGGCCCGCATCCTGGGGCAGGCCATCTCCATGGAAATGGCCTGGGACGTCCTCCAGAACTACGACCTGGAGCAGCCCTCCCTTGGCCTGGACCAGATCGTGGACTACGTCTGTTCGGTCTACGACATCAAGGCCGAGCACCTGACCTCCAAAAGCCGCAAGCGCCAGTACGTCATCGCCCGCAACACGGCCTTCTTCCTGGCCCGCCAGCACACCGAGCTTTCGCTGCACGACATCGGCGACCGCTTCAACCGCCGCCACTCCACCGTGGTCAAGGGCATCACCGCCGTGGAGCGTCAGCTGAGCCTTCAGACCCCGCTGGGACGCCAGATCGAATCAGCCATAGACCGGCTGGCTCATTAA
- a CDS encoding glycosyltransferase — translation MTQPVVSVLLPVRNAADHLSTALESLRAQTLLDHEILAVDDGSDDDGRTVALLREHAALDARIILLEPGRLGIAHALNLAASRARGRYLARMDADDSCHPDRLLLQARHLDANPETDVVGCGVHFGGDRDACAGYARHVDWLNSLRTHEDMALGAFRDAPLAHPSVMFRADSFVRFGGYRQGPFPEDYELWLRWLQAGARLGRVADALLTWNDPPDRLSRTDPRYCLEAFHELKAGYLAAWLARNNPHHPHVTIVGGGRVTRRRAEALCRHGVRICAYLDIDPRKIGNVFQGRPVIHHNEVSPPQDVFVVSYVATPGAAEHVAGFLENRGFRPGRNYVQAG, via the coding sequence GTGACGCAACCGGTCGTTTCGGTTCTCCTTCCGGTCCGCAATGCGGCGGACCACCTCTCCACTGCGCTGGAAAGCCTGCGCGCCCAAACGCTCCTCGATCATGAAATCCTGGCCGTGGACGACGGCTCCGACGATGACGGCCGCACCGTCGCGCTGCTGCGGGAGCATGCCGCCCTGGACGCCAGGATCATCCTGCTGGAACCGGGCAGGCTAGGCATCGCGCACGCCCTGAACCTGGCCGCGTCGCGAGCGCGCGGACGCTATCTGGCGCGCATGGACGCCGACGACTCCTGCCATCCCGACCGCCTGCTGCTCCAGGCCCGTCATCTGGACGCCAATCCCGAAACCGACGTGGTGGGCTGCGGTGTGCATTTCGGCGGCGACAGGGACGCATGCGCGGGCTATGCCCGCCACGTGGACTGGCTGAACAGCCTGCGCACGCATGAAGACATGGCCCTGGGCGCATTCCGCGACGCCCCGCTGGCGCATCCGTCGGTGATGTTCCGTGCGGATTCCTTCGTCCGTTTTGGCGGCTACCGCCAGGGGCCTTTCCCGGAAGATTACGAACTCTGGCTGCGCTGGCTCCAGGCCGGGGCAAGACTGGGCCGCGTGGCGGACGCCCTGCTCACCTGGAACGATCCGCCGGACAGGCTGTCGCGCACCGACCCCCGCTACTGCCTGGAAGCCTTCCACGAGCTCAAAGCGGGCTATCTCGCCGCCTGGCTCGCGCGCAACAATCCGCACCATCCACATGTGACGATAGTCGGCGGTGGGCGCGTCACCCGACGAAGGGCCGAGGCACTCTGTAGGCACGGCGTACGCATCTGCGCCTACCTGGACATCGATCCGAGAAAAATCGGCAATGTTTTCCAGGGGCGTCCCGTCATACATCACAACGAGGTTTCACCCCCGCAAGATGTGTTCGTTGTGTCTTATGTAGCCACACCGGGGGCTGCGGAGCATGTGGCGGGTTTCCTGGAAAACAGGGGATTCAGGCCGGGGCGCAACTATGTCCAGGCAGGATGA
- a CDS encoding nitrite/sulfite reductase domain-containing protein, translating into MSTSEAPRGAILQRDGQTWAIVPRTPVGLITPEVLDALNNVVKKYSIPIVKITSGQRIALVGMKAEQVEDIWKDLGTLVGQAIELCVHFVQACPGTSVCKFGVQDSLGLGLELEKLYVGMELPAKVKMGVSGCPFCCASSLVRDVGVIGKKSGFTVSFGGHPGGKPRVADVVAEDLDKDQVVALVKKLLEFYRDNAKKKERCARFAERLGIDAIKAAVL; encoded by the coding sequence ATGTCCACTTCCGAGGCGCCCCGCGGCGCCATCCTTCAGCGCGACGGCCAGACCTGGGCCATCGTCCCCCGCACCCCCGTCGGACTCATCACCCCCGAAGTTCTGGACGCCCTGAACAACGTGGTGAAGAAATATTCCATCCCCATCGTCAAGATCACCTCTGGCCAGCGCATCGCCCTGGTGGGCATGAAGGCCGAACAGGTGGAGGACATCTGGAAGGACCTGGGCACCCTGGTGGGCCAGGCCATCGAGCTGTGTGTGCACTTCGTGCAGGCCTGCCCCGGCACCAGCGTGTGCAAGTTCGGCGTGCAGGATTCCCTGGGCCTGGGCCTGGAGCTCGAAAAGCTCTATGTGGGCATGGAGCTTCCCGCCAAGGTGAAGATGGGCGTTTCCGGCTGCCCCTTCTGCTGCGCCAGCTCCCTGGTGCGCGACGTGGGCGTCATCGGCAAGAAATCCGGCTTCACCGTGTCCTTCGGCGGCCATCCCGGCGGCAAGCCCCGCGTTGCGGACGTGGTGGCCGAGGACCTGGACAAGGACCAGGTGGTCGCCCTGGTCAAAAAGCTCCTGGAATTCTACCGCGACAACGCCAAGAAGAAGGAGCGCTGCGCCCGCTTCGCAGAGCGCCTGGGCATCGACGCCATCAAGGCTGCCGTGCTGTAA
- a CDS encoding bacteriohemerythrin: MNRLLEMAQAAESTKLNSSTPSAGPGEFAVLSTALCDLSECLATARKAAADNEAALLQAQRTCDDSILQAQEASRLAEESRAENLLSASTKLETVVERIMNSAGALSNRMERISEGADLQKQRMIETATAMDEMNMAIGDISRSSSDASVSVEHSKEQAGASSRIAQEAIASIAKVNDATAVLKQNMGSLGDQAKSIDQIINVINDIADQTNLLALNAAIEAARAGEAGRGFAVVADEVRKLAEKTMHATKEVGDSIMAIQNAIHQNVEQMEMAVTRADEASSMARKSGESAELILRYTEDNTSKILSIATASEEQSASSSHITKAIDEVEQVATEIADGIHESAHSVLELSELSQELSVLIADLKSGMQTNVLMPWNSELATGVKIIDEQHHQLVDMVNQLYGAMKSGQSRSVMEKILDGLAEYTVYHFGTEEKYFDQFKYSETVQHKRLHEELKSQVVAVIGKFKSGQADVSMDLMNFLKDWLANHIIKTDKRYVKTFLDNGLERSAGISGAKALGR, encoded by the coding sequence TTGAACAGACTTTTGGAGATGGCCCAGGCAGCAGAATCCACAAAATTGAACTCCAGCACGCCGTCTGCCGGTCCCGGCGAATTCGCAGTGCTTTCTACGGCCTTGTGCGATCTTTCCGAATGCCTCGCAACTGCCCGTAAAGCTGCTGCCGACAATGAGGCGGCGCTGCTTCAGGCGCAGAGAACCTGCGACGACTCCATCCTCCAGGCTCAGGAAGCCTCTCGGCTGGCAGAGGAGTCGCGCGCAGAGAACCTGCTCTCGGCTTCCACGAAACTTGAAACAGTGGTGGAGCGCATCATGAACTCCGCCGGGGCGCTGTCCAACCGGATGGAACGCATCTCCGAGGGCGCGGACCTTCAGAAGCAGCGCATGATCGAGACCGCCACGGCCATGGACGAGATGAATATGGCCATCGGGGACATCTCCCGCAGCTCCTCGGACGCCTCGGTCAGCGTCGAGCACTCCAAGGAACAGGCCGGGGCCAGTTCGCGCATAGCGCAGGAGGCCATCGCCTCCATCGCCAAGGTGAACGACGCCACGGCGGTGCTCAAGCAGAACATGGGCAGCCTTGGGGACCAGGCCAAGAGCATCGACCAGATCATCAACGTGATCAACGACATTGCCGACCAGACCAACCTGCTGGCGCTGAACGCCGCCATCGAGGCGGCGCGAGCTGGCGAGGCCGGACGCGGCTTCGCAGTGGTGGCCGACGAGGTGCGCAAGCTCGCCGAGAAGACCATGCACGCCACCAAGGAAGTGGGCGATTCCATCATGGCCATCCAGAACGCCATCCACCAGAACGTGGAGCAGATGGAAATGGCTGTCACGCGCGCGGACGAGGCGTCTTCCATGGCCCGCAAGTCCGGCGAATCGGCGGAACTGATCCTGCGCTACACCGAGGACAACACGTCCAAGATTCTGTCCATCGCCACCGCCTCCGAAGAACAATCCGCCAGTTCCTCCCACATCACCAAGGCCATCGACGAGGTGGAGCAGGTGGCCACGGAGATCGCCGACGGCATCCACGAGTCCGCCCATTCCGTGCTGGAACTTTCCGAACTGTCCCAAGAACTCTCGGTGCTCATCGCGGACCTCAAAAGCGGCATGCAGACCAACGTGCTCATGCCCTGGAACAGCGAGCTGGCCACGGGCGTGAAGATCATCGACGAGCAGCACCACCAGCTGGTGGACATGGTCAACCAGCTCTACGGCGCCATGAAGTCCGGGCAGAGCCGCAGCGTGATGGAGAAGATTCTGGACGGGCTGGCCGAATACACCGTGTACCACTTCGGCACCGAGGAGAAATACTTCGACCAGTTCAAGTACTCCGAGACCGTCCAGCACAAGCGCCTGCACGAGGAGCTCAAGAGCCAGGTGGTGGCGGTGATCGGCAAGTTCAAGTCCGGACAGGCCGACGTGTCCATGGACCTTATGAACTTCCTCAAGGACTGGCTGGCGAACCACATCATCAAGACCGACAAACGCTACGTGAAGACCTTCCTGGACAATGGACTGGAGCGTTCAGCAGGCATCAGCGGAGCGAAGGCCCTGGGTCGCTAG
- a CDS encoding DMT family transporter, whose product MSKTLRADLLLMVTATIWGLAFVAQRVGMEHVGPFLFNGVRFALGAAALLPLAMRSKNAMRAAPGMHAPAWLGCLCAGLALTFGASLQQIGLQDTTAGKAGFITCLYVIFVPIFGAFLGSRTPLGTWIGAAIAVVGMYLLSITDDFSINRGDLFELVGAFFWAGHVLVAAWFAPRMNPIHLAVGQYAFCSVASLGIAWFAGESFALSGLMDAAAPILYGGLLSVGVAYTLQLIAQRDAPPSHAAIILSMESVFAALAGWVLIGEVLTPRGMLGCALMLSGMLLSEMWPYLKKK is encoded by the coding sequence ATGTCCAAAACCCTCAGGGCCGATCTGCTGCTCATGGTCACGGCCACCATCTGGGGCCTCGCCTTCGTGGCCCAGCGCGTGGGCATGGAGCACGTGGGGCCGTTTCTCTTCAACGGCGTCCGCTTCGCCCTGGGCGCGGCCGCCCTGCTGCCCCTGGCCATGCGCTCGAAAAACGCCATGCGCGCCGCCCCCGGCATGCACGCCCCGGCCTGGCTCGGCTGCTTGTGCGCCGGGTTGGCCCTCACCTTCGGCGCCAGCCTGCAACAGATCGGCCTGCAAGACACCACCGCCGGGAAAGCCGGGTTCATCACCTGCCTGTACGTCATCTTCGTGCCCATCTTCGGCGCGTTCCTTGGCAGCCGCACTCCGCTGGGCACATGGATCGGGGCCGCCATCGCGGTCGTTGGCATGTATCTGCTGAGCATCACCGACGATTTCAGCATCAATCGCGGCGACCTGTTCGAGCTGGTCGGCGCGTTCTTCTGGGCCGGACACGTGCTGGTGGCAGCATGGTTCGCACCGCGCATGAACCCCATCCATCTGGCAGTGGGGCAGTATGCCTTCTGCTCCGTGGCAAGCCTTGGCATCGCCTGGTTCGCCGGAGAATCCTTCGCCCTCTCCGGGCTGATGGACGCCGCAGCGCCGATCCTCTACGGCGGCCTTCTCTCCGTGGGCGTAGCCTACACGCTGCAACTGATCGCCCAGCGCGACGCCCCGCCCTCCCACGCGGCCATCATCCTCAGCATGGAGTCGGTGTTCGCGGCCCTGGCGGGCTGGGTGCTCATCGGCGAGGTGCTCACGCCGCGCGGCATGCTGGGCTGCGCGCTTATGCTCTCGGGCATGCTGTTGTCGGAGATGTGGCCGTATTTGAAGAAGAAATAA
- a CDS encoding tetratricopeptide repeat protein, which produces MRYEPARIGVALINSDSAQMNKDRQTLSRLGFTNIQQFQNIGEAKPFLPEASIQLVLVGDKTGDIGGIQCMRAIKRDQELSGKAVVMVSANGRREHVLTAISAGCGGYVLRPYLQDTFAKHIKAAWESSRPDDESQARLEKGMQLAWTGHHGEAVQELTLAVSQENDALAWFNKGLEHLRKQEFGQAIQCFNKSLAMNTLFAEAYRGLAHAYKGLGDMERHMENLKKAADILAMQDKLQELKELYVEILGHDPEAVNPYNTLGVRLRRSGDLSGALHAYTRALSLTPSDENLHYNIAKAYVHAARKDKAADHLRQALAIKSDFTEAAQMLAELEAQRPQDS; this is translated from the coding sequence ATGCGCTACGAACCAGCCAGAATCGGCGTCGCCCTCATCAATTCGGACTCCGCCCAGATGAACAAGGACCGCCAGACCCTCTCCCGGCTCGGGTTCACCAACATACAACAATTCCAGAATATTGGCGAGGCCAAGCCCTTCCTGCCGGAAGCGTCCATCCAACTGGTCCTGGTGGGCGACAAGACCGGGGACATTGGCGGCATACAGTGCATGCGAGCCATCAAGCGCGACCAGGAACTCTCGGGCAAGGCCGTGGTCATGGTTTCCGCCAATGGCCGCCGCGAGCACGTGCTGACCGCCATCTCCGCCGGATGCGGCGGCTACGTGCTGCGGCCCTACCTCCAGGACACCTTCGCCAAGCACATCAAGGCCGCCTGGGAAAGCAGCAGGCCCGACGACGAGAGCCAGGCGCGCCTGGAAAAGGGCATGCAGCTGGCCTGGACAGGACACCATGGCGAGGCCGTCCAGGAGCTGACCTTGGCCGTCTCCCAGGAAAACGACGCCCTGGCCTGGTTCAACAAGGGCCTGGAGCACCTGCGCAAGCAGGAGTTCGGCCAGGCCATCCAGTGCTTCAACAAGTCTTTGGCCATGAACACCCTCTTCGCAGAGGCCTACCGGGGGCTCGCCCACGCCTACAAGGGCCTGGGCGACATGGAGCGGCACATGGAGAACCTGAAGAAAGCTGCGGACATCCTGGCCATGCAGGACAAGCTCCAGGAGCTCAAAGAACTGTACGTGGAGATCCTCGGGCACGACCCGGAAGCCGTGAACCCCTACAACACCCTTGGCGTGCGGCTTCGCCGCTCCGGCGACCTGTCAGGGGCGCTGCACGCCTACACCCGCGCCTTGTCGCTCACGCCCTCCGACGAGAATCTGCATTACAACATCGCCAAAGCCTATGTCCACGCAGCCAGGAAAGACAAAGCCGCCGACCATCTCCGCCAGGCCCTGGCCATCAAGTCCGATTTCACCGAGGCCGCCCAGATGCTTGCCGAATTGGAAGCCCAGAGGCCCCAGGACTCCTGA
- a CDS encoding TVP38/TMEM64 family protein: protein MTGHTGKKFGAVALVAAAIGLFFWLDGPKYLDLQTLKSSRDGLQALYEQKPVLMLGGFFLIYVAAAALNLPGAVVLTLAGSAVFGFWAGLLVVSFASSMGATLACALSRYVLRDMIRQRFTIAIAKMDTGVAHEGAWYLFSLRLVPVIPFFLINLAMGLTSMPLRTFYWVSQAGMLPGTAVYVNAGTELGRIESLRDILSPGLLVAFVLLAAFPVVAKWAIKRFRR from the coding sequence ATGACGGGACACACCGGAAAGAAATTTGGGGCCGTTGCCCTGGTGGCAGCGGCGATCGGCCTGTTCTTCTGGCTGGACGGCCCGAAGTACCTGGACCTTCAGACGCTCAAAAGCTCCCGCGACGGGTTGCAGGCGCTCTACGAGCAGAAGCCCGTGCTGATGCTGGGCGGATTTTTTCTCATCTATGTGGCGGCTGCGGCCCTGAACCTGCCGGGCGCGGTGGTGCTCACCCTGGCGGGTAGCGCGGTATTCGGGTTCTGGGCGGGGCTTTTGGTTGTGTCGTTCGCGTCCAGCATGGGGGCCACCCTGGCCTGCGCCCTGTCGCGCTACGTGCTGCGGGACATGATCCGCCAGCGGTTCACAATAGCCATCGCCAAAATGGACACAGGCGTGGCCCACGAAGGGGCCTGGTATCTCTTCTCGCTACGCCTCGTGCCGGTGATCCCCTTCTTCCTGATTAATCTGGCCATGGGGCTGACGTCCATGCCGCTGCGCACCTTCTACTGGGTGTCGCAGGCGGGGATGCTGCCGGGAACGGCGGTGTACGTGAACGCGGGCACGGAGCTTGGTCGCATCGAGAGCCTGCGGGACATCCTTTCGCCCGGCCTGCTGGTGGCTTTCGTGCTGCTGGCCGCGTTTCCTGTTGTTGCCAAGTGGGCGATCAAAAGATTCAGGCGCTAA
- a CDS encoding DUF3467 domain-containing protein, whose product MSQQDQGQQVQMQFPADLEYVYRDFFTVYAGPDDVILEFGNVNRSVANQVKIANRIVLTPANALRLREILDRTIAEMQRRLSANAGQA is encoded by the coding sequence ATGTCCCAGCAAGACCAGGGCCAGCAGGTCCAGATGCAGTTTCCCGCCGACCTGGAGTACGTCTACCGCGACTTCTTCACCGTGTATGCCGGCCCCGACGACGTGATCCTGGAGTTCGGCAACGTGAACCGCTCCGTGGCCAATCAGGTGAAGATCGCCAACCGCATCGTGCTCACCCCGGCCAACGCGCTGCGCCTGCGCGAGATCCTGGACCGCACCATCGCCGAGATGCAGCGCCGACTCTCCGCCAACGCCGGGCAGGCTTAG
- a CDS encoding NADH-quinone oxidoreductase subunit N gives MNASLLAPEIGMAALVVVFFLETLGYDCFKRLGGLTIWLSSAVALLAAASLGAHGTAFSGCYQVDALSQFFKLAVAFGFAVVTAIGPRPAGVGDEKRPDYFMLLAISSLGLMLMASAAELTTMYLALELASLSLYAVAPLRADSRPAAEAAVKYILYGAMVTALSLYGLSLIMASQHTTYLSELAAKPWNMTEAPLAILGMSLYLCGFLFKLALFPFHFWCPDVYQGVGNETAAFVSTLPKLGALAVLVRLVGEIGMNAQTGTALAVLAALSMTAGNLSALAQKDLKRLLGFSSVSHAGFAVMGLVAAGPEGLASAAFYGICYLLMNLAAFFVVCRLGQGDVNPTLESLNGLYKRSPGMAFVLLVAAFSLVGLPPTAGFAGKFFLLGSLWGKGHDWLVIVAVINTAIAIFYYLNMVRHAYTVEPTEQDAQTQDAQAQAPAGSLLASVALTPARALLGGGLAVSLLIGGLYPAPLYALAQAAARLTLP, from the coding sequence ATGAACGCCAGCTTGCTCGCTCCTGAAATCGGCATGGCCGCTCTCGTGGTGGTCTTCTTCCTGGAGACCCTGGGCTACGACTGCTTCAAGCGCCTGGGCGGCCTGACCATCTGGCTCTCAAGCGCTGTGGCTCTGCTGGCTGCGGCGAGCCTCGGCGCGCACGGCACGGCCTTCAGCGGCTGCTACCAGGTGGACGCGCTGTCCCAGTTCTTCAAGCTGGCCGTGGCCTTCGGCTTCGCGGTGGTCACGGCCATCGGGCCGCGCCCTGCTGGCGTGGGAGACGAAAAGCGCCCTGACTACTTCATGCTGCTGGCGATATCCTCGCTTGGCCTCATGCTCATGGCCTCTGCGGCGGAACTGACCACCATGTATCTGGCCCTGGAGCTTGCATCGCTCAGCCTCTACGCCGTGGCCCCGCTGCGCGCGGACAGCCGTCCGGCAGCAGAGGCCGCCGTGAAGTACATCCTGTACGGGGCCATGGTCACGGCGCTGTCCCTGTACGGGCTGTCGCTCATCATGGCCTCGCAGCATACGACGTATCTCTCCGAGCTGGCCGCAAAGCCCTGGAACATGACCGAAGCGCCGTTGGCCATCCTGGGAATGTCGCTCTATCTGTGCGGGTTCCTGTTCAAGCTGGCCCTGTTCCCGTTCCACTTCTGGTGCCCGGACGTGTACCAGGGCGTGGGCAACGAGACGGCCGCCTTCGTCTCCACCCTGCCAAAGCTTGGCGCGCTGGCCGTACTGGTGCGGCTTGTGGGCGAGATCGGCATGAACGCCCAGACCGGGACCGCCCTGGCCGTGCTGGCGGCTCTGTCCATGACGGCCGGCAACCTCTCGGCCCTGGCCCAGAAGGATCTCAAACGCCTGCTGGGCTTTTCCAGCGTGTCGCATGCCGGTTTCGCGGTGATGGGGCTGGTGGCTGCCGGGCCGGAGGGATTGGCCTCGGCGGCCTTCTACGGCATCTGCTACCTGCTCATGAACCTTGCGGCCTTCTTCGTGGTCTGCCGCCTGGGACAGGGGGACGTGAACCCGACGCTTGAGAGCCTGAACGGCCTGTACAAGCGCTCGCCCGGCATGGCCTTCGTGCTGCTGGTGGCGGCGTTCTCGCTGGTTGGCCTGCCGCCCACGGCCGGATTTGCCGGAAAGTTCTTCCTGCTTGGCTCGCTGTGGGGCAAGGGGCACGACTGGCTGGTGATCGTGGCGGTGATCAACACGGCCATCGCCATCTTCTACTATCTGAACATGGTGCGACACGCCTACACGGTTGAGCCCACGGAGCAGGACGCACAGACCCAGGACGCGCAGGCCCAGGCCCCGGCAGGCAGCCTGCTGGCGTCAGTGGCCCTCACCCCGGCCCGAGCGCTCCTAGGCGGCGGGCTGGCCGTGTCGCTGCTCATCGGCGGGCTGTACCCGGCCCCGCTCTACGCCCTGGCCCAGGCCGCCGCACGCCTGACCCTGCCCTGA